A single genomic interval of bacterium harbors:
- a CDS encoding response regulator — protein sequence MTSGIEILVVEDSPTQALKLKYVLEKQDYSVRLAVNGREGLEAIHQQRPTLVISDVLMPEMDGYEFCSAIKNDDDLKEIPVILLTTLSDPQDIIRGLESGADNFLNKPYSEEALLSRIKYILINMDVRTRMRTGMGIEIYFANKKHYLTSERIQIIDLLLSTYENAVEKNRELETTNKKLRAVQEEVEKNNDQLKQLNEQKNMLLGMAAHDLRNPLYLIEGYSDFLLKDEKDELSAEQRTILGAIQSSSTYMVQMINDLLDVHKIETGKMEMNVEEADFRELVEASIKRQEFAAGKKGVDISFRPPESAPKVLVDRGRIEQVMSNLLDNAIKFSFKGAVIEVYFQYDENELIFSVRDHGPGIPDKEQSRLFKPFSTTSVKPTGSERSTGLGLAIARDIIEKHQGRIWVESEIGNGSTFSFTLPVTLAVTS from the coding sequence ATGACAAGCGGAATTGAAATACTCGTTGTAGAAGACAGTCCCACTCAGGCACTGAAACTGAAATATGTCCTTGAAAAACAGGACTATTCCGTTCGTCTGGCTGTCAACGGGCGCGAAGGACTCGAAGCTATTCATCAGCAGCGTCCTACGCTCGTCATTTCTGACGTCCTCATGCCCGAGATGGATGGCTATGAGTTCTGCAGCGCCATCAAAAATGACGATGATCTGAAGGAAATCCCTGTCATCCTGCTCACGACGCTGTCGGACCCGCAGGATATTATACGTGGACTGGAAAGCGGCGCTGATAACTTCCTCAACAAGCCGTACAGTGAAGAAGCACTGCTTTCGCGCATCAAGTACATCCTCATCAATATGGATGTGCGTACACGCATGCGTACGGGCATGGGAATCGAGATCTATTTTGCGAACAAGAAGCATTACCTGACTTCGGAGCGCATTCAGATCATCGACCTTCTGCTGTCCACCTACGAGAACGCGGTTGAGAAAAACCGTGAACTCGAGACCACGAACAAGAAACTTCGGGCCGTACAGGAAGAGGTGGAGAAAAACAACGACCAGCTCAAACAGCTCAATGAGCAGAAAAACATGCTGCTGGGTATGGCAGCCCATGATCTGCGCAATCCACTCTACCTGATCGAGGGCTACAGCGATTTTCTTCTCAAGGATGAGAAAGATGAGCTCAGTGCCGAGCAACGCACCATTCTTGGGGCTATCCAGTCAAGCAGCACCTACATGGTGCAGATGATCAACGATTTACTTGACGTACACAAGATCGAAACCGGGAAGATGGAAATGAACGTGGAGGAGGCGGATTTCCGTGAACTCGTGGAAGCCTCCATCAAACGGCAGGAATTCGCTGCGGGAAAGAAGGGTGTGGATATTTCCTTCCGCCCACCAGAATCCGCTCCGAAAGTGCTGGTCGATCGAGGAAGAATAGAGCAGGTGATGTCCAATCTGCTCGACAATGCCATCAAATTCTCGTTCAAAGGCGCCGTTATAGAGGTGTATTTCCAGTATGACGAAAATGAGCTCATCTTCTCCGTACGGGATCATGGTCCCGGCATCCCCGACAAGGAGCAGAGCCGCCTGTTCAAGCCGTTCAGTACGACAAGCGTGAAACCCACAGGGAGCGAACGAAGTACCGGACTCGGACTGGCCATCGCAAGGGATATCATTGAAAAGCATCAGGGACGCATCTGGGTGGAGAGTGAAATCGGGAATGGATCCACCTTCTCATTCACACTGCCTGTCACCCTTGCCGTAACTTCCTGA
- a CDS encoding response regulator transcription factor, which yields MRLLIVEDEIKVSQFLQKGFEEELFSVDTAEDGDKGLFMALTESYDVIILDLMLPKKTGVEVLRELRKEKTTPVLVLTAKGQLESKVEVLNIGADDYLTKPFALAECIARVRSLLRRAQMDKPTNVLTADTLELDQIQHVVKRDGKVIDLTVKEFKLLEYLLRNKNTVLTRSAIIEHIWEITFDTGTNVLDVYMTRLRKKVDDEYEVRLIHTIRGVGYILKDEEE from the coding sequence ATGCGACTACTTATTGTCGAAGACGAAATCAAGGTTTCCCAGTTCCTGCAGAAGGGATTCGAGGAAGAACTGTTCTCCGTGGATACCGCGGAGGATGGGGACAAGGGGCTTTTCATGGCCCTCACCGAGAGCTACGACGTCATCATTCTCGACCTCATGCTTCCGAAAAAAACCGGCGTTGAGGTCCTCCGCGAGCTGCGCAAGGAGAAAACGACCCCGGTGCTCGTGCTGACGGCGAAGGGACAGCTCGAAAGCAAGGTGGAAGTTCTCAATATCGGTGCAGATGACTATCTGACGAAACCGTTTGCCCTCGCGGAGTGTATCGCACGCGTGCGGTCACTGCTGCGGCGTGCGCAGATGGACAAACCGACGAACGTACTTACCGCAGACACGCTTGAACTCGATCAGATTCAGCACGTCGTCAAGCGCGATGGGAAGGTCATTGATCTCACCGTCAAGGAATTCAAGCTTCTTGAATACCTGCTGCGCAACAAAAACACCGTCCTTACCCGTTCGGCAATCATCGAGCACATCTGGGAAATTACATTCGACACAGGTACGAATGTGCTCGATGTCTATATGACACGACTGCGGAAAAAAGTTGATGACGAGTATGAAGTGCGGCTCATACACACCATCCGTGGTGTGGGATACATTCTCAAGGACGAAGAGGAATGA
- a CDS encoding HAMP domain-containing histidine kinase: MMPGPRQKAVLLYGSTIFGAFVFIFLIVVTVFTQQFPSFNLTGLGILFIPAGLFFAFTIGWIISQELHPKSNKGDGGLKPPLPVDGDADFQTKIHSVHSTIENMQAAYEQIQNFSANASHELRTPLTIMRGEVELALRKTKTKEEYQELLGSLLEEIMRLSRILDDLLLIAKTEIGERPIELQPVDLGELVEEIADEAEMFAEQAGITFTLESSFEVFIEAEPLRIRRVLLNLIDNAVKYNRKNGTVTLSMRPRGDMVAVCVSDTGIGIPEEAIPRLFERFYRVNDGSASDAKGTGLGLYLVKWIVKNHGGSITVDSQPGKGSTFCITLPIRNSGV; encoded by the coding sequence ATGATGCCGGGTCCCCGGCAAAAAGCGGTACTTCTTTACGGCTCGACAATCTTCGGGGCGTTCGTCTTTATTTTTCTGATTGTCGTCACCGTCTTTACCCAGCAATTTCCATCCTTTAATCTCACGGGCCTCGGGATTCTCTTTATTCCTGCAGGACTGTTCTTCGCATTTACCATCGGCTGGATAATCAGCCAGGAACTGCATCCGAAATCCAATAAAGGCGACGGCGGTCTGAAGCCACCCTTGCCCGTTGATGGCGATGCGGATTTTCAGACCAAAATTCACAGCGTGCACAGCACCATTGAGAACATGCAGGCGGCGTACGAGCAGATTCAGAATTTCTCGGCCAATGCCTCTCATGAATTGCGCACACCGCTGACGATCATGCGTGGGGAAGTGGAACTCGCCCTGCGCAAGACCAAGACCAAGGAAGAATACCAGGAACTCCTCGGCAGTCTTCTCGAAGAGATCATGCGCCTTTCGCGTATCCTGGATGATCTTCTGCTTATCGCAAAGACGGAAATCGGGGAACGGCCCATTGAATTGCAGCCCGTCGATCTCGGGGAGCTGGTTGAAGAGATTGCGGATGAAGCAGAGATGTTTGCTGAACAGGCAGGCATCACGTTTACGCTCGAATCCAGTTTCGAAGTCTTTATCGAGGCCGAACCGCTGCGTATCCGCCGCGTGCTCCTGAACCTGATTGATAATGCCGTCAAGTACAATCGAAAAAACGGAACGGTCACACTCAGCATGCGTCCCCGTGGCGACATGGTCGCGGTGTGCGTTTCCGATACAGGAATAGGCATTCCGGAAGAAGCCATTCCCAGACTGTTCGAACGCTTCTATCGTGTCAATGACGGCTCAGCCTCCGACGCCAAGGGGACAGGGCTCGGGCTTTACCTGGTCAAGTGGATCGTCAAGAATCACGGGGGTTCGATCACCGTCGATTCGCAGCCAGGCAAGGGAAGCACCTTCTGCATCACCCTCCCAATCAGGAATAGCGGGGTATAA
- a CDS encoding PilT/PilU family type 4a pilus ATPase, translating to MKVLDFVVRDMPPHYFGTEKQEFIAKKLETIDEKAIQVLRMFYERILHHMRELDASDIDLGSFGTRGEIWLRVHGNKLPQKDLPVLPSPMADVLVQSLVMPRQRQKLIEKRSLDFSYHVEEDGERFRYRGTAYFDLDAVGMNMRAITANIRPYSSYNFHPNITNIVNLKNTKEGLILVTGITGSGKSTTLDAIIDANNNSVDAHIIIIGAPIEYVHSPNRSVIRHREVGRDVLSFKDGTVQALRQDPDIVIIGEMRDPETIMAALEITDSGHKVFSTLHTSSAVESLDRIIGEVPPVEQDRVRNRLADVLKLVVSQKLVPTVDKKRTLAKEVLLVTPSVRAAIKNGNIGEIYQMITEGSAIGMITMEQDLYRLYRNNIISIDEALNYANNKKRLRQLINKQVN from the coding sequence ATGAAGGTGCTGGACTTTGTAGTCCGGGACATGCCGCCACATTATTTCGGGACGGAAAAGCAGGAATTCATAGCCAAAAAGCTTGAGACCATCGACGAGAAGGCGATTCAGGTGCTGCGAATGTTTTATGAGCGCATTCTGCATCATATGCGCGAACTGGATGCTTCGGATATCGACCTGGGCAGTTTCGGTACACGTGGTGAAATATGGCTGCGCGTGCACGGCAACAAACTTCCACAGAAGGATCTCCCGGTACTGCCATCCCCGATGGCCGATGTACTCGTGCAGTCACTGGTCATGCCGCGTCAACGGCAGAAGCTGATCGAAAAGCGCAGTCTCGACTTTTCCTATCACGTCGAGGAAGACGGTGAGCGTTTCCGCTACCGTGGTACGGCCTATTTCGATCTCGATGCGGTGGGAATGAACATGCGTGCCATCACGGCGAACATTCGTCCCTACAGCAGCTATAATTTTCATCCGAACATCACCAATATCGTCAACCTGAAAAACACGAAAGAGGGACTGATACTGGTGACGGGTATTACAGGTTCGGGAAAGAGTACGACGCTCGATGCCATTATCGATGCGAACAACAATTCGGTAGATGCGCACATTATCATCATTGGTGCACCGATCGAATATGTGCATTCGCCCAATCGTTCCGTGATTCGTCACAGGGAAGTGGGCAGGGATGTGCTTTCGTTCAAGGACGGGACGGTGCAGGCGTTGCGTCAGGACCCGGATATTGTTATCATCGGTGAGATGCGTGATCCCGAGACGATCATGGCCGCGTTGGAAATCACAGATTCCGGTCACAAGGTGTTTTCCACGCTGCATACGTCGTCTGCGGTCGAGAGTCTGGACCGTATCATCGGCGAAGTTCCGCCGGTGGAACAGGATCGCGTGCGCAACCGCCTGGCTGATGTGCTGAAACTCGTTGTCTCCCAGAAACTCGTTCCTACCGTGGACAAAAAGCGTACGCTTGCGAAAGAAGTGCTGCTTGTCACGCCATCGGTGCGTGCCGCGATCAAGAACGGGAACATAGGCGAAATCTACCAGATGATCACCGAAGGCAGCGCCATCGGCATGATTACCATGGAGCAGGATCTGTATCGTCTCTACAGAAACAACATTATCAGCATAGACGAAGCCCTCAACTACGCAAACAACAAAAAGCGGCTCAGGCAGTTGATCAACAAGCAGGTCAATTGA
- a CDS encoding type II and III secretion system protein has translation MKHRYQLILLSCVLLLCGLSAQAQDRLPVRDYTAPEELISMDANTTFQQAIEIFNNASKRFRGKPIIYDGDSRDKIGVNITHQHWQDAMDLVLRITDHWYQDTEDFTRVFSLKDKKYMKDTSSVKAEEAIQTREVQISAVFFEANRSELERLGLDWFLTNTTASVGISQTTSTTGTTLFGQEDNNSSGETEVELGTITTLAYGNGTLEVLAAMKALQSENLGELISSPNITVRSGETGRIQVGQDFSIKQKDFAGNTTDKFFSTGTIIEVEPTVLEKDSLQFVNLAITAERSTFVPDPVTSIINKTTANTSVILMDGEETVVGGLVTNDYKVLRRGVPFLKDLPWWVFGLRYIFGYEETQVDKRELTIILRADIVPSVEKRMALKMEEISEGQNALRRESVRMERVRQSLLRQIEEAKATRD, from the coding sequence ATGAAACATCGATACCAACTTATCCTTCTCAGCTGTGTGCTCCTGTTGTGCGGACTCTCCGCGCAGGCGCAGGACAGACTGCCGGTACGTGATTACACGGCTCCCGAGGAATTGATTTCCATGGATGCGAACACCACGTTTCAGCAGGCAATCGAAATCTTCAACAACGCCAGTAAGCGATTTCGCGGCAAACCGATCATTTATGACGGTGATTCGCGCGACAAAATCGGTGTGAATATCACGCATCAGCACTGGCAGGACGCCATGGATCTCGTGCTGCGCATCACCGATCACTGGTATCAGGATACCGAAGACTTCACACGCGTCTTTTCATTGAAAGACAAGAAGTACATGAAAGACACCAGCAGCGTCAAGGCAGAAGAAGCCATTCAGACGCGTGAGGTGCAGATCTCCGCCGTGTTTTTCGAGGCGAACCGCTCCGAACTCGAACGGCTCGGACTCGACTGGTTCCTCACCAATACCACGGCTTCTGTCGGAATTTCCCAGACCACATCTACGACGGGGACCACGCTGTTTGGCCAGGAAGACAACAACTCCTCCGGCGAAACGGAAGTCGAACTCGGAACCATCACCACACTTGCTTACGGAAATGGAACGCTCGAAGTTCTTGCAGCAATGAAGGCGCTCCAGTCGGAGAACCTCGGTGAGCTCATCTCGAGTCCCAACATCACCGTGCGCAGCGGCGAAACAGGCCGCATCCAGGTGGGACAGGATTTCTCCATCAAACAGAAAGACTTCGCCGGAAATACCACCGATAAGTTCTTCAGTACCGGTACCATTATCGAGGTGGAACCCACGGTGCTGGAAAAAGACTCTCTGCAGTTTGTCAACCTGGCAATCACCGCGGAGAGGAGTACCTTCGTACCCGATCCTGTGACATCGATCATCAACAAGACCACGGCGAACACCTCGGTTATTCTCATGGACGGTGAGGAAACCGTCGTGGGCGGACTCGTTACCAATGACTACAAGGTCCTTCGCCGCGGCGTGCCCTTCCTGAAAGATCTCCCATGGTGGGTGTTTGGTCTTCGATATATTTTCGGTTACGAGGAAACCCAGGTCGACAAACGTGAACTGACCATCATTCTTCGCGCCGATATCGTGCCTTCCGTCGAAAAACGCATGGCACTGAAAATGGAAGAGATTTCAGAAGGACAGAATGCGCTCCGTCGTGAAAGTGTTCGGATGGAGCGGGTGCGCCAGAGCCTCCTTCGCCAGATCGAGGAAGCCAAAGCCACGAGAGACTGA
- a CDS encoding type II secretion system F family protein produces the protein MADFRFQGVVPSGKMIQGTISASNAAEAKKKIQDLSKGRSFKLDKLEKRVAFVYKATKGEKTVEGEQKAYSKSEVENALTQMGYKIVFVRKKMNLSVGKPPVADVITFVRLSADLLREKLPFNEVLNLLANDIDNKVLRETLKDINTDLRKGAESERVFMKYEGILGKFTAKMLGLASKSGAMAEMYDSTAKFLERRLEFKKSMKSAMLMPMITLVLLILATIFYVAYIFPETARMFLKYGIELPPMTEATLEFSDWLVANIIWFVIAFIGMGVGVFMMFTNEKSRRWVDKTSFRVPVMGGLIHKTAIEVFCRVFYSLYSGSGENIDVIKTAAEATGNSYFEYQIKTITIPMMLKHGKGLHESFEACEVFTKTALSRFHAGAETGMVRETALQLANYYERETTYKLKSVVDFMQLWVAMIIMIVMTAITIVSSETAVIKPKSAPGMGDLLPAMLLATGSVRNFLRKAMYGCRSFFTRKKDR, from the coding sequence ATGGCGGATTTTCGATTTCAGGGTGTGGTACCATCGGGGAAGATGATACAGGGCACCATCTCGGCCAGTAACGCTGCCGAAGCCAAGAAGAAAATTCAGGACCTCTCGAAAGGTCGCTCGTTCAAGCTCGACAAGCTCGAGAAGCGGGTGGCCTTTGTGTACAAGGCCACAAAAGGTGAGAAAACTGTCGAAGGCGAGCAGAAAGCCTACTCGAAGAGCGAAGTTGAAAATGCGCTCACGCAAATGGGCTACAAAATCGTCTTCGTGCGGAAAAAAATGAACCTGAGCGTCGGGAAGCCACCGGTGGCCGACGTCATCACCTTTGTACGACTGAGCGCCGATCTCCTGCGTGAAAAGCTCCCATTCAATGAAGTACTGAATCTGCTCGCCAACGACATCGACAACAAGGTGCTGCGAGAGACGCTGAAGGATATCAACACTGATCTTCGCAAGGGTGCTGAAAGTGAACGCGTCTTCATGAAGTACGAGGGCATTCTCGGGAAATTCACCGCAAAGATGCTCGGACTCGCATCCAAGAGCGGTGCCATGGCCGAGATGTATGATTCGACGGCCAAATTCCTTGAACGTCGGCTCGAATTCAAGAAGAGCATGAAGAGTGCCATGCTCATGCCGATGATTACACTTGTGCTTCTGATTCTTGCCACGATCTTCTACGTCGCCTACATCTTTCCTGAAACCGCACGCATGTTCCTGAAATATGGCATTGAACTGCCGCCGATGACGGAAGCAACACTCGAATTTTCCGACTGGCTTGTAGCGAATATCATCTGGTTCGTTATTGCCTTTATTGGAATGGGCGTCGGTGTGTTCATGATGTTCACCAACGAGAAAAGCAGAAGGTGGGTCGACAAAACCTCTTTCCGCGTTCCAGTAATGGGGGGACTCATTCACAAAACCGCAATCGAGGTTTTTTGCCGCGTGTTTTATTCGCTGTACAGCGGGTCAGGTGAAAATATTGATGTTATAAAAACAGCGGCAGAAGCGACCGGGAATTCGTATTTCGAATACCAGATCAAGACCATAACAATCCCCATGATGCTCAAGCACGGTAAAGGTCTGCATGAGTCCTTTGAGGCATGCGAGGTATTTACCAAAACAGCGCTTTCGCGATTTCATGCGGGTGCGGAAACCGGCATGGTGCGCGAAACCGCTCTTCAGCTCGCCAACTACTACGAACGTGAGACGACGTACAAACTGAAGTCCGTCGTGGATTTCATGCAGCTGTGGGTTGCCATGATTATCATGATCGTCATGACGGCCATCACTATCGTCTCTTCCGAAACCGCAGTTATCAAGCCGAAAAGTGCGCCGGGCATGGGGGATCTTCTTCCCGCCATGCTCCTGGCCACCGGTTCGGTCAGAAATTTCCTAAGAAAGGCTATGTATGGATGCCGCAGCTTCTTTACTCGAAAGAAAGATCGATAA
- the tadA gene encoding Flp pilus assembly complex ATPase component TadA: protein MDAAASLLERKIDKVGVALLHKGIVDRETVSKALTTKEKEAGRRHRSLAEILVDDYKLDHHTVFSEVARIYAFKTLKIDEAMTERRINLIKQMIEQLTQEQKGILFKSRTLPLQFDSRTPDKLVLISSIPIHRDIPRIANFFRALKYEVYYAEQKQLQPHIDNILRGDNVFLESIKEMEAELQESDMESTNDIDEAELDQEINKSMLVNLFEGCLVEAVRMGVSDIHIFPTTRTVTEFHFRVDGKLAVWNKVEGTRPEAVLAVVKDRSMNIDRFERDAAQDGFIQRTIDNTVIRFRVSVLPIAGSEYQQKFESIVIRVLDSRKVIKDIAKIGFQKKAYEWFQDSISKPQGMVILTGPTGSGKSTTLVAALYSVITPQVNVLTVEDPVEYVIDGARQIKISHKVDFEQAIRAILRHDPDIVMVGEMRDKLTADIAIKLANTGHLTFSTLHTNDAPSAVTRLFKMGIEPFLIAYAINLVVAQRLMRRLCNKCKRPATELNHAELQNVGFTEEEIETVTFYEPVGCSACVKGYKGRAAIHEALYFSKAIRKTIFESGEEIDEDAVRRIAISEGMLTLRASARERVKEGVTSVAEVISATMSD, encoded by the coding sequence ATGGATGCCGCAGCTTCTTTACTCGAAAGAAAGATCGATAAGGTCGGCGTAGCCCTTCTTCACAAGGGTATTGTTGACCGCGAAACCGTCTCCAAGGCACTGACAACCAAGGAGAAGGAAGCAGGGCGCCGTCACCGGAGCCTGGCTGAAATCCTTGTAGACGATTACAAGCTCGACCACCACACGGTGTTTTCCGAGGTGGCGCGTATTTATGCGTTCAAGACGCTGAAGATCGACGAGGCGATGACAGAGCGCCGCATCAATCTGATCAAACAGATGATCGAGCAGCTCACACAGGAACAGAAGGGTATCCTCTTCAAGTCGCGCACACTGCCGCTGCAGTTCGATAGCAGGACGCCGGACAAACTGGTTCTGATTTCGTCGATTCCGATCCACCGCGACATCCCGCGCATCGCCAACTTTTTCCGCGCGCTCAAGTACGAGGTGTATTATGCGGAGCAGAAGCAACTGCAGCCGCATATCGACAATATTCTCCGCGGAGACAATGTTTTTCTCGAATCCATCAAGGAGATGGAGGCTGAGCTTCAGGAATCCGACATGGAGTCGACCAACGACATTGATGAAGCTGAGCTCGATCAGGAAATCAACAAGTCGATGCTGGTCAACCTCTTCGAGGGCTGTCTGGTTGAGGCGGTGCGCATGGGCGTCAGCGATATCCACATCTTTCCGACAACGAGAACAGTGACGGAGTTTCATTTCCGCGTCGATGGTAAACTTGCGGTGTGGAACAAGGTTGAAGGGACGCGTCCCGAAGCCGTACTGGCTGTTGTCAAGGATCGAAGCATGAACATTGATCGCTTCGAGCGTGATGCCGCGCAGGATGGTTTCATTCAGCGTACCATCGACAATACGGTTATTCGATTTCGTGTCTCCGTCCTGCCGATTGCCGGCTCGGAGTACCAGCAGAAATTTGAAAGTATAGTCATTCGCGTCCTTGACAGCCGCAAGGTGATCAAGGATATCGCGAAAATCGGTTTCCAGAAGAAAGCGTACGAATGGTTTCAGGATTCCATTTCCAAACCCCAGGGCATGGTGATTCTTACCGGTCCCACCGGAAGCGGTAAAAGTACAACCCTGGTGGCAGCGCTGTATTCGGTGATCACACCGCAGGTAAATGTCCTTACTGTCGAGGACCCTGTTGAATACGTGATTGACGGTGCCAGGCAGATCAAAATCAGCCACAAAGTTGATTTCGAGCAAGCCATCCGCGCAATCCTCCGTCACGACCCTGACATCGTCATGGTCGGTGAGATGCGCGATAAACTGACAGCCGACATCGCCATCAAGCTGGCGAACACCGGTCACCTCACGTTTTCCACGCTGCATACGAACGATGCTCCCAGTGCCGTCACGCGTCTGTTCAAGATGGGCATCGAGCCGTTTCTGATCGCATACGCCATTAATCTCGTCGTCGCCCAGCGCCTGATGCGCCGTCTGTGCAACAAGTGCAAGCGTCCTGCCACCGAGCTCAATCATGCAGAACTGCAGAATGTCGGCTTCACCGAGGAGGAAATCGAGACCGTGACGTTCTATGAACCGGTCGGCTGCAGTGCCTGCGTGAAAGGCTACAAAGGCCGCGCCGCCATTCATGAAGCACTGTATTTCTCCAAAGCGATCCGGAAGACGATTTTCGAATCCGGTGAAGAAATCGACGAGGATGCTGTTCGCAGAATCGCGATCAGCGAAGGAATGCTGACGCTGCGTGCCTCTGCGCGCGAGCGCGTCAAGGAAGGCGTGACCAGCGTCGCGGAAGTGATCTCCGCAACGATGTCGGATTAA